Proteins encoded together in one Janthinobacterium tructae window:
- the paaG gene encoding 2-(1,2-epoxy-1,2-dihydrophenyl)acetyl-CoA isomerase PaaG produces the protein MTYQNILFTIEQGIATLTLNRPDKLNSFTQAMHEEVRDALAKVNADSAVRVFVLTGAGRGFCAGQDLSDRAVEPGSQGVDLGESVEKNYAPLVLALKALPMPVICAVNGVAAGAGANLALACDIVIAGKSASFVEVFCKLGLIPDTGGTFFLPRLIGSARAMGLAMLGEKLTAEKAEDWGLIWKCVEDAQLAEETRKLAVHFASAPTKGLAYTKQALALSGANTLPQQLALEARMMSELGHSDDYREGVAAFMEKRAPQFKGH, from the coding sequence ATGACCTACCAAAACATCCTCTTTACCATCGAGCAGGGTATCGCGACGCTCACCCTGAACCGTCCCGACAAGCTCAATAGTTTTACGCAAGCCATGCACGAGGAAGTGCGCGATGCGCTTGCGAAAGTGAACGCCGACAGCGCCGTGCGCGTGTTCGTGCTGACGGGCGCGGGGCGCGGCTTTTGCGCTGGACAGGATCTGTCCGACCGCGCCGTCGAACCAGGCTCGCAGGGCGTGGACCTGGGCGAGTCGGTGGAAAAGAACTATGCACCGCTGGTGCTGGCCTTGAAAGCACTGCCGATGCCCGTGATTTGTGCCGTCAATGGCGTGGCCGCCGGCGCGGGCGCCAATCTGGCGCTGGCCTGCGACATCGTCATCGCCGGCAAGTCGGCCAGCTTCGTCGAAGTGTTCTGCAAGCTGGGCCTGATCCCGGACACGGGCGGTACCTTCTTCCTGCCACGCCTGATCGGATCGGCGCGCGCCATGGGCCTGGCCATGCTCGGTGAAAAACTGACGGCCGAAAAAGCCGAAGACTGGGGCCTGATCTGGAAGTGCGTGGAGGATGCCCAACTGGCGGAAGAAACGCGCAAGCTGGCCGTGCATTTTGCCAGCGCGCCGACCAAGGGACTGGCGTACACCAAGCAGGCGCTGGCTCTAAGTGGCGCCAATACCCTGCCGCAGCAGCTGGCGCTGGAAGCGCGCATGATGAGCGAACTCGGTCACAGCGACGATTACCGCGAAGGCGTGGCCGCCTTCATGGAAAAGCGCGCACCGCAATTCAAGGGACACTGA